In a single window of the Streptacidiphilus sp. P02-A3a genome:
- a CDS encoding SDR family oxidoreductase, translating to MSGRFTDRVAVVTGASSGIGAATARRLADEGYTVALVARRTERIEALAKEITAAGGRASTHTLDVTDRPAVDAFAASLERVDVLVNNAGGAFGAASVEGGDPADWLRMYEVNVLGVLHVTQALLPALRASGDGTVVVLSSTAAFVPYEGGGGYVAAKAGEHAIAGTLRLELVGQPIRVIEIAPGMVRTEEFALNRLGGDSDAAAAVYAGVAEPLTAQDVADTIAWTVTRPAHVNVDLLVVRPRAQAAAHKVHRES from the coding sequence ATGTCGGGTCGTTTCACAGACAGGGTCGCCGTGGTCACCGGCGCCAGCAGCGGGATCGGCGCCGCCACCGCGCGGCGGCTTGCCGACGAGGGTTACACCGTGGCGCTGGTCGCCCGGCGGACCGAGCGGATCGAGGCCCTGGCCAAGGAGATCACGGCCGCCGGGGGCCGGGCGAGCACGCACACCCTGGACGTCACCGACCGCCCCGCCGTGGACGCCTTCGCGGCCTCGCTGGAGCGGGTGGACGTCCTGGTCAACAACGCCGGCGGGGCGTTCGGCGCGGCCAGCGTGGAGGGCGGCGACCCGGCCGACTGGCTGCGGATGTACGAGGTGAACGTGCTCGGGGTGCTGCACGTGACGCAGGCCCTGCTGCCGGCGCTGCGGGCGAGCGGCGACGGCACGGTGGTGGTGCTCTCCTCCACCGCCGCGTTCGTCCCCTACGAGGGCGGCGGCGGCTACGTCGCGGCGAAGGCCGGTGAGCACGCCATCGCCGGGACGCTGCGGCTGGAGCTGGTGGGCCAGCCGATCCGGGTGATCGAGATCGCCCCGGGCATGGTGCGCACCGAGGAGTTCGCGCTCAACCGCCTCGGCGGCGACAGCGACGCGGCGGCGGCCGTGTACGCGGGCGTGGCCGAGCCGCTGACGGCGCAGGACGTGGCCGACACCATCGCCTGGACGGTCACCCGCCCGGCGCACGTCAACGTGGACCTGCTGGTGGTCCGTCCGCGCGCGCAGGCGGCCGCGCACAAGGTGCACCGCGAGAGCTGA